A portion of the Musa acuminata AAA Group cultivar baxijiao chromosome BXJ1-1, Cavendish_Baxijiao_AAA, whole genome shotgun sequence genome contains these proteins:
- the LOC135625255 gene encoding uncharacterized protein LOC135625255: MKKGACILLVALLSVVLRGVDRCAAAVEVDTNATGTNIPVANSVTTKAGRPRLNNAGEERKSAELGKRPLHETKKPHDTDTKGSSNETRDKPLEVPKIKDANGNQSLESGSNPKTPPLEDPPVEGCDPSNRCIDEKNKFVACLRVPGKDSLYLSLLIENRGTKALDVKIVAPDFVNLERTSVKLQAKRNEEVKVFVKDGANDTTIILNADDGNCSLNLRNMIPTSVRGETSRYLSFLARTLSISMFLGVVVLVAAAWLCIRLWRTYGKSIPSYQKVDMVLPVSTGGSKETDEADGWDNSWGDDWDDEAPKTPQLVSTPSSKGLASRRLNKDGWKD, translated from the exons ATGAAGAAGGGGGCTTGTATTCTTCTCGTCGCACTTCTATCCGTGGTCCTCCGTGGCGTGGATCGATGCGCGGCCGCAGTAGAG GTCGACACAAACGCGACTGGTACCAACATCCCAGTTGCAAATTCTGTCACAACTAAGGCAGGTCGTCCTCGGTTAAACAATGCTGGTGAAGAGAGGAAGAGTGCTGAATTGGGCAAACGACCCTTACATGAAACCAAGAAACCTCATGATACGGACACAAAGGGGAGTTCAAATGAGACGAGAGATAAGCCATTGGAGGTGCCAAAAATAAAGGATGCCAATGGAAACCAGAGTTTGGAGAGTGGATCAAATCCCAAGACGCCACCCCTGGAGGATCCCCCTGTGGAAGGCTGTGATCCATCCAATAGATGCATTGACGAGAAGAACAAGTTTGTTGCTTGCCTGAGAGTACCTGGTAAAG ATTCTCTATATCTTTCACTTCTGATAGAGAATAGAGGGACAAAAGCCCTTGATGTTAAAATAGTTGCTCCTGATTTTGTCAACCTGGAAAGAACTTCAGTTAAGCTTCAAGCAAAGCGAAATGAGGAG GTGAAGGTTTTTGTCAAGGATGGCGCAAATGACACGACAATTATTTTGAACGCAGACGATGGTAATTGCAGCCTCAATTTGCGGAATATGATCCCAACATCTGTCAGGGGCGAAACATCCAGATACCTCAGTTTTCTTGCTCGAACTTTATCCATCAGCATGTTTCTCGGTGTAGTTGTTTTGGTCGCTGCTGCTTGGTTATGCATCAGATTATGGCGGACATATGGCAAAAGTATTCCCAGCTACCAGAAGGTCGATATGGTGCTGCCCGTTTCAACAGGAGGAAGCAAGGAAACTGATGAGGCCGACGGCTGGGATAACAGTTGGGGAGATGATTGGGATGATGAAGCACCAAAAACTCCACAACTTGTTTCAACTCCATCATCTAAAGGTCTTGCTTCAAGGAGAttaaacaaagatggttggaaagATTAA
- the LOC103986615 gene encoding hydroquinone glucosyltransferase-like gives MTSQEKSLEKHQQPAAAMEVEVEAEVEGGVDLSPHVVMLSSPGMGHLIPLAEFARRLAVHHGFSVTLIATADFASSSVHRVFVDSLPPGVAFVTLPPVDVPDGMDITATISLTIVESLPALRRIVSGLKRTARLVAFVADLFGTDTFDLASEFGIPPFIFFASNLFLLSLSIHLPALHETMPRLPDPVTLPGCLPMHWADLPIAVKDWTTEEFTWLLHHLKRYEKAEGILVNSFQEMEPETAAVLKEKKPGQPPIHLIGPLVQNGGSSWSPEESLCLKWLDEQPDASVVYVSLGSLGVLSREQIKEMALGLEMSGHGFLWVVKSPAAEEGAAGGSNADPESYLPECFLERTKGTGLVVSFWAPQVRILSHRAVGGFLTHCGWSSTLESAVHEVPMIAWPLYAEQRMNALMLADRLKVALRVKAGEDGVVRREEISAAVAELMEGEEGRAARERVRQLQVAATAAAAVGGTSHEALAEVVAKWKDSS, from the coding sequence ATGACGAGCCAAGAGAAGAGCCTGGAGAAGCATCAACAGCCAGCAGCAGCAATGGAGGTCGAAGTGGAAGCGGAAGTGGAAGGAGGTGTCGATCTCTCGCCCCACGTAGTCATGCTGTCGAGCCCCGGCATGGGCCACCTGATCCCGCTCGCCGAGTTCGCGAGGCGCCTTGCCGTCCATCACGGCTTCTCCGTCACCCTCATCGCCACCGCCGACTTCGCCTCCTCCTCCGTCCACCGGGTCTTCGTTGACTCTCTCCCGCCCGGCGTCGCCTTCGTCACCCTCCCCCCCGTTGACGTCCCCGATGGCATGGACATCACCGCCACAATCTCTCTCACCATAGTCGAATCGCTTCCCGCCCTCCGCCGCATCGTCTCAGGGCTGAAACGGACTGCCCGCCTCGTGGCGTTCGTCGCGGATCTCTTCGGCACCGACACCTTCGACCTCGCGAGCGAGTTCGGCATTCCTCCCTTCATCTTCTTCGCCTCCAACCTATTCCTCTTGTCCTTGTCCATCCACCTGCCCGCACTCCACGAGACCATGCCGCGGCTTCCTGACCCCGTCACGCTGCCAGGATGCCTCCCGATGCATTGGGCCGACCTCCCGATCGCGGTGAAGGACTGGACGACCGAAGAGTTTACGTGGCTGTTGCACCATCTGAAGCGTTACGAGAAAGCCGAAGGGATTCTGGTGAACAGCTTCCAGGAGATGGAGCCGGAGACGGCAGCGGTGTTGAAAGAGAAGAAGCCAGGCCAGCCGCCAATCCACCTGATCGGGCCGCTCGTGCAAAATGGGGGGTCGAGTTGGAGCCCGGAAGAGTCGCTGTGCTTGAAGTGGTTGGACGAACAACCAGATGCGTCCGTGGTGTATGTTTCTTTGGGTAGCCTCGGAGTGTTGAGCCGCGAACAGATCAAGGAGATGGCTCTCGGGCTGGAGATGAGCGGCCATGGGTTCCTCTGGGTGGTCAAAAGCCCAGCAGCAGAAGAGGGCGCCGCCGGAGGCAGCAACGCTGACCCGGAGAGCTACTTGCCCGAATGCTTCTTGGAGAGGACGAAGGGAACGGGGTTGGTGGTGTCATTCTGGGCGCCGCAGGTCCGGATCCTGAGCCACCGGGCGGTGGGGGGCTTCCTGACACACTGCGGGTGGAGCTCGACGTTGGAGAGCGCCGTGCACGAGGTGCCCATGATCGCGTGGCCGCTGTACGCGGAGCAGCGGATGAACGCCCTGATGCTGGCGGACAGGCTGAAGGTGGCGCTGAGGGTCAAAGCAGGGGAGGACGGCGTCGTCCGGAGGGAGGAGATTTCGGCGGCGGTGGCCGAGTTGATGGAGGGGGAGGAAGGCCGGGCGGCGAGGGAAAGGGTGAGGCAACTCCAGGTGGCAGCCACAGCGGCCGCTGCCGTAGGTGGGACTTCCCACGAGGCCCTCGCGGAGGTAGTCGCCAAATGGAAGGATTCGTCTTGA
- the LOC103986598 gene encoding UDP-glycosyltransferase 88B1-like, which translates to MFAAEERKRGAVVLYPSPGMGHLVSMMELGKLFVLHGMSVAVVTVDPPYNTGSTAAFISRASAANPSITFHRLPPVALPPNPSPNHEALAFDLLRLSNANLLNFLRDTAPRAIVVDLFCSFALDVAAELCIPCYAFFTSGASVLATFFYILTLHSTTVKSFRELGSAPLLVPGIPPLPADHMPLPMLDREDEAYKGFLDACSRFPGAHGIIVNTFDALEPRALEAIAAGRCVTDGRATPPIYSIGPLITSDGREKANRAECFEWLDAQPRHSVVFLCFGSLGLFTAAQLKEIAAGLERSRQRFLWVVRSPPSNDPAKRYERPLEPDLDALLPEGFLERTSERGLVVKSWAPQVEVLSHDSVGGFVTHCGWNSVLEAIVAEVPMVGWPLYAEQKMNKVFLTEEMRLAVAMDGYEGELVSAEEVEAKVRWLMESEGGRQLRERTAAMKERAAEALREGGSSHSALAKLVGKLKGEVRGR; encoded by the coding sequence atGTTTGCTGCGGAAGAGAGGAAGCGGGGAGCAGTGGTGCTGTACCCGTCGCCGGGGATGGGCCACCTGGTGTCCATGATGGAGCTCGGAAAGCTCTTCGTCCTCCACGGAATGTCCGTCGCCGTCGTCACCGTCGACCCACCTTACAACACCGGCTCCACCGCGGCCTTCATTTCCCGAGCGTCCGCCGCCAACCCCTCCATTACCTTCCACCGCCTTCCCCCCGTCGCCCTCCCCCCCAACCCCTCCCCCAACCACGAGGCCCTCGCCTTCGACCTCCTCCGCCTCTCCAACGCAAATCTCCTCAACTTCCTCCGCGACACCGCCCCCAGAGCCATCGTCGTCGACTTGTTCTGCAGCTTCGCCCTCGACGTTGCAGCTGAGCTCTGCATCCCCTGCTACGCCTTCTTTACCTCCGGCGCTAGCGTCCTCGCCACTTTCTTCTACATCCTTACGTTGCACTCCACCACAGTCAAGAGCTTCAGGGAGCTCGGCAGCGCCCCGCTGCTGGTCCCCGGGATCCCGCCATTGCCCGCTGACCACATGCCGCTCCCAATGCTGGACCGCGAGGACGAGGCCTACAAGGGGTTCCTCGACGCCTGCTCCCGCTTTCCGGGCGCCCACGGCATCATCGTCAACACGTTCGACGCGCTCGAGCCGCGGGCGCTCGAAGCCATCGCCGCTGGCCGCTGCGTCACGGACGGCCGGGCGACTCCTCCCATCTACTCCATCGGACCTCTGATCACGTCGGACGGGAGGGAGAAGGCCAACAGGGCGGAGTGCTTCGAGTGGCTCGACGCTCAGCCCCGACACAGCGTGGTCTTCCTTTGCTTCGGTAGCCTGGGCTTGTTCACAGCCGCGCAGCTGAAGGAGATCGCCGCGGGGCTCGAGCGAAGCAGGCAGAGGTTCCTGTGGGTGGTGCGGAGCCCGCCGAGTAACGACCCGGCGAAGCGTTACGAGCGGCCGCTGGAGCCGGACCTCGACGCGCTGCTGCCGGAAGGTTTCCTGGAGCGGACAAGCGAGAGGGGTCTGGTGGTGAAGTCATGGGCGCCGCAGGTTGAGGTGCTGAGCCATGATTCGGTGGGGGGGTTCGTGACccactgcgggtggaactcggtGCTGGAGGCGATCGTCGCCGAGGTGCCGATGGTGGGGTGGCCACTGTACGCAGAGCAGAAGATGAACAAGGTGTTCCTGACGGAGGAGATGCGACTGGCGGTGGCGATGGACGGATATGAGGGGGAGCTGGTGTCAGCAGAGGAGGTGGAGGCCAAGGTTCGCTGGCTGATGGAGTCGGAGGGGGGCCGACAGCTGAGGGAAAGGACGGCGGCAATGAAGGAGAGAGCGGCGGAGGCGCTCAGAGAGGGGGGCTCGTCGCATTCGGCGCTGGCGAAGCTGGTGGGGAAGTTGAAAGGCGAGGTGCGTGGCCGCTGA
- the LOC135625344 gene encoding UDP-glycosyltransferase 88B1-like — MFAAEERKRGGVVLYPSPGMGHLVSMVELGKLFVLHGMAVTVVTVDPTYNTRSTAAFIARASAANPSITFHRLPPVALPPNTSPNHEALAFDLLRLSNANLLNFLRDAASRAIVVDMFCSFVLDVAAELCIPCYTFFNSGASVLATFFYIPTLHSTTVTSFRELGSAQQMVPGIPPLPADHMPLPLLDREDEAYEGFLQVCSRWPDAHGIIVNTFDALEPRALEAIAAGLCVTDGRATPPIYSIGPMITSDWREKANRAECFEWLDVQPRHRVVFLYFGILGLFTAEQLKDIALGLERSGQRFLWVVRSPPSNDPAKRYERPPEPDLDALLPEGFLERTRERGLVVKSWAPQVEVLSHDSVGGFVTHCGWNSVLEAIVAEVPMVGWPLYAEQKMNKVFLTEEMRLAVAMDGYEGELVSAEEVEAKVRWLMESEAGRQLRARTAAMKERAVEAVKEGGSSHSALAKLVEQLKGDVRGR, encoded by the coding sequence atgtTTGCTGCGGAAGAGAGGAAGCGGGGAGGAGTGGTGCTGTACCCATCGCCGGGGATGGGCCACCTGGTGTCCATGGTGGAGCTCGGTAAGCTCTTCGTCCTGCACGGCATGGCCGTCACCGTCGTCACCGTCGACCCAACTTATAACACCCGCTCCACAGCGGCCTTCATTGCCCGCGCCTCCGCTGCCAACCCCTCCATTACCTTCCACCGCCTCCCTCCCGTCGCCCTCCCCCCCAACACCTCCCCCAACCACGAGGCCCTCGCCTTCGACCTCCTCCGCCTCTCCAACGCAAATCTCCTCAACTTCCTTCGCGACGCCGCCTCCAGAGCCATCGTCGTCGACATGTTCTGCAGCTTCGTCCTCGACGTTGCAGCTGAGCTCTGCATCCCCTGCTACACCTTCTTTAACTCCGGCGCTAGCGTCCTCGCCACTTTCTTCTACATCCCGACGTTGCACTCCACCACAGTCACGAGCTTCAGGGAGCTCGGCAGCGCCCAGCAGATGGTCCCCGGGATCCCGCCATTGCCAGCCGATCACATGCCGCTCCCATTGCTGGACCGCGAGGACGAGGCCTACGAGGGGTTCCTCCAAGTCTGCTCCCGCTGGCCGGACGCCCACGGCATCATCGTCAACACGTTCGACGCGCTCGAGCCGCGGGCGCTCGAAGCCATCGCCGCTGGACTCTGCGTCACGGACGGCCGGGCGACTCCTCCCATCTACTCCATCGGACCTATGATCACGTCGGATTGGAGGGAGAAGGCCAACAGGGCGGAGTGCTTCGAGTGGCTCGACGTTCAGCCCCGACACCGCGTGGTCTTCCTTTACTTCGGCATCCTGGGATTGTTCACAGCCGAGCAGCTGAAGGACATCGCCCTGGGTCTCGAGCGAAGCGGGCAGAGGTTCCTTTGGGTGGTGCGGAGCCCGCCGAGTAACGACCCGGCGAAGCGTTACGAGCGGCCGCCGGAGCCGGACCTGGACGCGCTGCTGCCGGAAGGTTTCCTAGAGCGGACAAGGGAGAGGGGTCTGGTGGTGAAGTCATGGGCCCCACAGGTGGAAGTGCTGAGCCACGATTCGGTGGGGGGTTTCGTGACCCATTGCGGGTGGAACTCGGTGCTGGAGGCGATCGTCGCCGAGGTGCCGATGGTGGGGTGGCCACTGTACGCAGAGCAGAAGATGAACAAGGTGTTCCTGACGGAGGAGATGCGGCTGGCTGTGGCGATGGACGGATACGAGGGGGAACTGGTGTCAGCAGAGGAGGTGGAGGCCAAGGTTCGCTGGCTGATGGAGTCGGAGGCCGGCCGGCAGCTGAGGGCAAGGACGGCGGCGATGAAGGAGAGAGCAGTGGAGGCGGTCAAAGAAGGCGGCTCGTCGCATTCGGCGCTGGCGAAGCTGGTGGAGCAGTTGAAAGGCGACGTGCGTGGCCGCTGA
- the LOC135680143 gene encoding late embryogenesis abundant protein Lea14-A-like, which produces MSSLIDKAKEFVAEKIAKMPKPEASLESLSIKSFTRDSILFHSEVAVLNPYSHSIPICQLSYALKSAGREVASGTMPDPGSLTASAETKLEVSLKVPYDFLISLMRDIGRDWDIDYEMQVGLTIDLPIIGDFTIPLSTKGEIKLPTLSDLFCGGGGGDD; this is translated from the exons ATGTCGAGTTTGATAGACAAGGCGAAGGAGTTCGTGGCGGAGAAGATAGCGAAGATGCCGAAGCCGGAGGCCTCCCTCGAGAGCttgtccataaagagcttcacccGCGACTCCATCCTGTTCCACAGCGAAGTCGCCGTCCTCAACCCCTACTCCCACTCCATCCCCATCTGCCAGCTCTCCTACGCCCTCAAGAGCGCCGGCAG GGAGGTGGCGTCGGGGACGATGCCGGACCCGGGGTCGCTGACGGCGAGCGCGGAGACGAAGCTGGAGGTCTCGCTGAAGGTCCCCTACGACTTCTTGATAAGCTTGATGAGAGACATCGGCCGCGACTGGGACATCGACTATGAGATGCAGGTGGGGTTGACCATCGACCTCCCTATCATCGGCGACTTCACCATCCCGCTCTCCACCAAGGGCGAGATCAAGCTGCCCACCCTCTCTGATCTCttctgcggcggcggcggcggagatgATTAA
- the LOC135625386 gene encoding UDP-glycosyltransferase 88F3-like, translating to MFAAEERKRGGVVLYPSPGMGHLVSMVELGKLFVLHGMAVTVVTVDPPYNTGSTAAFVARASAVNPSITFHRLPPVALPPNPSPHQEALAFDLLRLSNANLLNFLRDAAPRAIVVDMFCSLALDVAAEFCIPCYTFFTSGASVLATFFYIPTLHYTTVKSFRELGSAPQLVPGIPPLPADHMLLPMMDREDEAYKGFLHVCSRLPDAHGIIVNTFDALEPRALEAIAAGRCVTDGRATPPIYSIGPLIKSDGREKANRAECFEWLDVQPRHSVVFLCFGSLGLFTAAQLKEIAAGLERSGQRFLWVVRSPPSNDPAKRYERPPEPDLDALLPEGFLERTRERGLVVKSWAPQVEVLSHDSVGGFVTHCGWNSVLEAIVAEVPMVGWPLYAEQKMNKVFLTEEMRLAVAMDGYEGELVSAEEVEAKVRWLMESEGGRQLRERTAAMKERAAQALREGGSSHSALAKLVGQLKGDVCGS from the coding sequence atgTTTGCTGCGGAAGAGAGGAAGCGGGGAGGAGTGGTGCTGTACCCGTCGCCGGGGATGGGCCACCTGGTGTCCATGGTGGAGCTTGGTAAGCTCTTCGTCCTGCACGGCATGGCCGTCACCGTCGTCACCGTCGACCCACCTTACAACACCGGCTCCACCGCGGCCTTCGTTGCCCGCGCCTCCGCCGTCAATCCCTCCATCACCTTCCACCGCCTCCCCCCCGTCGCCCTCCCCCCCAACCCCTCCCCCCACCAAGAGGCCCTCGCCTTCGACCTCCTCCGCCTCTCCAACGCTAATCTCCTCAACTTCCTCCGCGACGCCGCCCCCAGAGCCATCGTCGTCGACATGTTCTGCAGCTTGGCCCTCGACGTCGCAGCTGAGTTCTGCATCCCCTGCTACACCTTCTTTACCTCCGGCGCTAGCGTCCTCGCCACTTTCTTCTACATCCCGACGTTGCACTACACCACAGTCAAGAGCTTCAGGGAGCTCGGCAGCGCCCCGCAGCTGGTCCCCGGGATCCCTCCATTGCCCGCCGACCACATGCTGCTCCCAATGATGGACCGCGAGGACGAGGCCTACAAGGGGTTCCTCCACGTCTGCTCCCGCTTGCCGGACGCCCATGGCATCATCGTCAACACGTTCGACGCGCTCGAGCCGCGGGCGCTCGAAGCCATCGCCGCTGGCCGCTGCGTCACGGACGGCCGGGCGACTCCTCCCATCTACTCCATCGGACCTCTGATCAAGTCGGACGGGAGGGAGAAGGCCAACAGGGCGGAGTGCTTCGAGTGGCTCGACGTTCAGCCCCGACACAGCGTGGTCTTCCTTTGCTTCGGCAGCCTGGGCTTGTTCACAGCCGCGCAGCTGAAGGAGATCGCCGCGGGTCTGGAGCGAAGCGGGCAGAGGTTCCTGTGGGTGGTGCGGAGCCCGCCGAGTAACGACCCGGCGAAGCGTTACGAGAGGCCGCCGGAGCCGGACCTGGACGCGCTACTGCCGGAAGGTTTCCTGGAGCGGACAAGGGAGAGGGGTCTGGTGGTGAAGTCATGGGCGCCGCAGGTTGAGGTGCTGAGCCACGATTCGGTGGGGGGGTTCGTGACccactgcgggtggaactcggtGCTGGAGGCGATCGTCGCCGAGGTGCCGATGGTGGGGTGGCCACTGTACGCAGAGCAGAAGATGAACAAGGTGTTCCTGACGGAGGAGATGCGGCTGGCGGTGGCTATGGACGGATACGAGGGGGAGCTGGTGTCCGCAGAGGAGGTGGAGGCCAAGGTTCGTTGGCTGATGGAGTCGGAGGGGGGCCGACAGCTGAGGGAAAGGACGGCGGCAATGAAGGAGAGAGCGGCGCAGGCGCTCAGAGAAGGCGGCTCGTCGCATTCGGCGCTGGCGAAGTTGGTGGGCCAGTTGAAAGGCGACGTGTGTGGCAGCTGA
- the LOC135625466 gene encoding late embryogenesis abundant protein Lea14-A-like has protein sequence MSSLIDKAKEFVAEKIAKMPKPEASLESLSIKSFTRDSILFHSEVAVLNPYSHSIPICQLSYALKSAGREVASGTMPDPGSLTASSETKLEVSVKVPYDFLISLMRDIGRDWDIDYEMQVGLTIDLPIIGDFTIPLSTKGEIKLPTLSDLFGGGGGGDD, from the exons ATGTCGAGTTTGATAGACAAGGCGAAGGAGTTCGTGGCGGAGAAGATAGCGAAGATGCCGAAGCCGGAGGCCTCCCTCGAGAGCttgtccataaagagcttcacccGCGACTCCATCCTGTTCCACAGCGAAGTCGCCGTCCTCAACCCCTACTCCCACTCCATCCCCATCTGCCAGCTCTCCTACGCCCTCAAGAGCGCCGGCAG GGAGGTGGCATCGGGGACGATGCCGGACCCGGGGTCGCTGACGGCGAGCTCGGAGACGAAGCTGGAGGTCTCGGTGAAGGTCCCCTACGACTTCCTGATAAGCTTGATGAGAGACATCGGCCGCGACTGGGACATCGACTATGAGATGCAGGTGGGGTTGACCATCGACCTCCCTATCATCGGCGACTTCACCATCCCGCTCTCCACCAAGGGCGAGATCAAGCTGCCCACCCTCTCTGACCtcttcggcggcggcggcggcggagatgATTAA